The Xylophilus rhododendri region CTACCTCGCCCCCTCGCTGAGCTGGAAGCCCGATGGCGTCACCAGCCTCACCCTGCTGGCCGAATACCAGCGGCAGACAGGCGACTACACCCGACCGGTGCCCACGGCCGGCACGGTGCTGCCGGCGGCGCAGACGATTCCCGTGTCGCGTTTCGTCGGCGAGCCCGGCTTCGACCGGATGAGCAACGAACGCTACGGCGCCGGCTGGATGTTCGAGCACGCCTTCTCCGGGCAGCTCAAGCTGCGCCAGAACGCGCGCTACACCCACTTCGAACACGAGGGCCAGCGCCTGACCGTGTCCTCCTTCAACGCCGCCACCGGCCTGGCCACCCGCAGCGCCCAGGCCCGGCGCGGCTCGGGCAAGCTCTTCACCGCCGACAGCTCGCTCGAAGCCCGCTTCGACACCGGCGCCTTCTCCCACGTCGCGCTGGCCGGCATCGACTGGTTCCGCGGCGAATACGACCAGAGCATCCTGAACGGCACGGCGCCCTCGCTCAACCTCTATAACCCGGTCTATGGCGCCGCCGTCGCCACCCCCACCGCCGGCAGCCGCTACACCCAGCAGCAGACCCAGGTCGGCGCCTACCTGCAGGACCAGATCCGACACGGCCAGTGGGCCGCCGTGCTCGGCCTGCGCCACGACTGGGTGCGCACCGAGAACGCCACCAACGCCGTGGCCGACCCCATCCAGAAACCCACCGCCACCACCGGCCGCGCCGGCCTGGTCTACCTGGCCGACAACGGCCTGGCGCCCTACATCAGCTATTCGGAGTCCTTCCTGCCGGTGGCCGGCACCGACATCGCCGGCCAGCAGTTCGCTCCGGAAACCGGCAAGCAGTGGGAGGCCGGCGTGAAGTACCAGCCCGCCGGCTTCGACAGCTTCATCACCGCCGCGCTCTTCGACCTGCGCCGCCAGAACGTCACCACGCCCAACCCGAACGACACCAACTACAGCGTGCAGGAAGGCGAGGTGCGCTCGCGCGGCCTGGAGCTCGAAGCCAAGGCCCAGCTCGACCGCGGCCTGGCCCTGCTGGCCAGCTACACCCGCACCGATATCGAGGTGACCCGCGCCAACCCCGCCTCCAACGGCTCCACCCAGCAGGGCAAGGTGCCGGCCCGCGCCGCCAGGGACTCGGCCGCGGCCTGGGCCGACTACACCGTGCAGCAGGGCGCGCTGGCGGGCCTGGGCATGTCGCTCGGCCTGCGCCACGTCGGCCCGAGCTGGGGCGATGCGCTCAACACCTTCCAGGTGCCCGGCTACACCACCACCGACCTCGCGTTGCGCTACGACCTGGGCCGGCTCGACGGCCGCCTGAGCGGCACCACCATTGCGTTGAACGTCTACAACCTGACCGACAAGCAGTACGTGGCCAGCTGTTTCAACAACACCGTCGGCTGCCAGTTCGGCGGTCGGCGCAATGCCGTCGCCACCCTGCGTTACCGCTGGTAGGCCCGCGGGCGCGATTCGCCTAGGATCGCGCCATGCAGATCACCGAGACGCCGCCCCCGCCCAACCAGGACGCCGAACGCTACGGCCGGCCCTCGGGCGGCTGGCGGCTGCGGCTCTACAGCGTCATCTTCGAGTCCGACACGCCCGCGGGCCGGGCCTTCGACCTGCTGCTGATCGGCCTGATCGTGGCCAGCGTGGTGGCGGTGGCGCTCGACAGCGTGGCCTCCATCCACGCCGAACACCGGCCGCTGCTGCGTGGCTGCGAATGGTTCTTCACCCTGGCCTTCACGGTCGAATACTTCTGCCGCCTGGTCTGCGTGGACCGGCCGGCGCGCTACATGCGCAGCGTGTTCGGCGTGATCGACCTGCTGGCCCTGCTGCCCACCTATGTGGCGGTGCTGGTGCCGGGGGTGTATGCGCTGGTCGATGTGCGGGTGCTGCGGCTGCTGCGCATCTTCCGGATCCTCAAGCTCAGCCAGTACGTGGCGGAGTACAGCGCGCTGGGCGAGGCCCTGGCTGCCTCGCGCCGCAAGATCGCGGTGTTCATGTCCTTCGTGCTGCTGGTGGTGGTGGTGATGGGCACGCTGATGTATGTGGTGGAAGGGCCTGCGCATGGCTTCACCAGCATTCCCGTGGGGGTCTACTGGGCCATCACCACCATGACCACCGTGGGCTTCGGCGACATCGCGCCCAAGACGGCCATCGGGCGGGGGATCGCCTCGGCCATGATGCTGCTGGGATGGGGCACTCTGGCCGTGCCGACCGGGATCGTGAGTTCGGAGTTCACTGCACGGCATGCCCGGTGGGCCGTGGGGGCGCGGCGGTGTCCTGCTTGCGGGAGTGAGGAGCACCTGGTTTCGGCGCGGTTTTGTGGGGATTGCGGGGCTTTGCTTTAGTTCTTCTCCTTGGCGAAGGAGATAAAGCCCCTTCATCCCTCACCCCTCCCCACTCATCCGCTGCAACAAAAACAACACAGCCACCCGCTCAGCCGCATTCAACCCCCCGAACGTGGCCTCACTGATCTCCCGAGCAAACGGCACGGTTTTAGAAACCAGTTCCTCCCGGAAGCAGTAGCCCGAATCATCACCTTGCGTTTATCCGCAGGATCATGGGAAACCTCGATCAACCCCCGCGACTTCAGCCGCTCCACCACCCCCCTGGCCGTCCCCTGGTCGATGGCAGTCGCCCGCACCACATCGTTGAGCGAGCAGGCCCCCCGCTCCTGCACCGCGCACAGCACCACGAACTGCGCCGCCGTGAGCTGCGAATCCGGAATCCCCTGC contains the following coding sequences:
- a CDS encoding TonB-dependent siderophore receptor: MFTFRRPPLPLFALSPLVLACAVHAQAPAARLHLDLPAASLDRSLSAVARQAGVQVLFASSLTEGHRAPALRGEFTAREALDKVLAGSGLVLRSRGAGTWTVERDTTIKGALSEVRVTADADRESAFGPAGGIVARRGSSATRTDSALLETPQSVSVITREQIEAQQPGNLEAALRYTPGITSFTDGAQSSSDVYAMRGFAQTVGSLLRDGMRMQMSDYYGWEAAEIYGLERVEVIRGAASVLYGQTQPGGMVNLVTKRPTATPHHEVELQAGSFGRKQIAFDIGGPLGGSGDWSYRLVGLDRDAETQVDYTVDRRRYLAPSLSWKPDGVTSLTLLAEYQRQTGDYTRPVPTAGTVLPAAQTIPVSRFVGEPGFDRMSNERYGAGWMFEHAFSGQLKLRQNARYTHFEHEGQRLTVSSFNAATGLATRSAQARRGSGKLFTADSSLEARFDTGAFSHVALAGIDWFRGEYDQSILNGTAPSLNLYNPVYGAAVATPTAGSRYTQQQTQVGAYLQDQIRHGQWAAVLGLRHDWVRTENATNAVADPIQKPTATTGRAGLVYLADNGLAPYISYSESFLPVAGTDIAGQQFAPETGKQWEAGVKYQPAGFDSFITAALFDLRRQNVTTPNPNDTNYSVQEGEVRSRGLELEAKAQLDRGLALLASYTRTDIEVTRANPASNGSTQQGKVPARAARDSAAAWADYTVQQGALAGLGMSLGLRHVGPSWGDALNTFQVPGYTTTDLALRYDLGRLDGRLSGTTIALNVYNLTDKQYVASCFNNTVGCQFGGRRNAVATLRYRW
- a CDS encoding ion transporter translates to MQITETPPPPNQDAERYGRPSGGWRLRLYSVIFESDTPAGRAFDLLLIGLIVASVVAVALDSVASIHAEHRPLLRGCEWFFTLAFTVEYFCRLVCVDRPARYMRSVFGVIDLLALLPTYVAVLVPGVYALVDVRVLRLLRIFRILKLSQYVAEYSALGEALAASRRKIAVFMSFVLLVVVVMGTLMYVVEGPAHGFTSIPVGVYWAITTMTTVGFGDIAPKTAIGRGIASAMMLLGWGTLAVPTGIVSSEFTARHARWAVGARRCPACGSEEHLVSARFCGDCGALL